From a single Nocardioides panacis genomic region:
- a CDS encoding ExeM/NucH family extracellular endonuclease, whose protein sequence is MSRSPSRRWAAAVGLALVATPLAPLATAAPAAASTSGLVISEVYGGGGNSGAPYTNDFIELQNTTGSPLPLAGMSVQYRSATGTTSAATALSGTVPANGKFLVAEAAGATPSGALPTPDATGTLALSGTNGVVFLSSSATPVPATDPSVVDLVGYGTANAFEGSAPAPTLSNTTAATRTAAGADTNDNKADFGSAAPKPENSSTGPTQPPGDPVPASIEQIQGPGATSPFVDQSVITKGVVTAAYPTGGFNGYYLQTPGTGGALDLSTHDTSDGIFVFAGSGATYPHVGDFLQVTGKVTEFAGMTELTPAAGGVTTLIDQVATPAPATVGFPATDASRESLEGMLVAPQGAYTVTDNYSLNQYAEIGLAHDTRPLPQPTDVAKPGPAAQAVEADNATKKVVLDDGSSLNYLTSGKDVPLPYLTADHSIRVGAPATFTRPVVLDYRNNAWKLQPTQQLTAANAATVQPATFPDTRPAAPAPVGGDLKVASFNVLNFFPETGDDFVADGGTCSFYNDRAGNKVTVNSCNGNGPRGAANDENLLRQRAKIVAAINTLGADVLSLEEIENSAQYAGPDRRDDALSSLVDALNAAAGSAVWKFVPSPTPADRPAVTDEDVIRTAFIYKQAKAAPVGTSHILQDPAFDNAREPLAQAFRPAGGTAAQDFLVIVNHFKSKGSGVDDGTGQGNANPDRVAQAKALVTFADQQKALAGTDLVFLTGDFNSYTQEDPLQVLYDAGYTDIGADRAPDEYTYQFSGVVGSLDHVLANGPALAQVTGAHVWNINSVESVAYEYSRFNYNATSFYAPDPYRSSDHDPLLVGFDVPAPPAATTTTATVSPEPVVVRDTKPTLTARVAGDTGTVDAGTVTFTSGGTVLGTAPVSNGVATLTLPAYQAVGTQTVTASFGGTSAFAPSSADVAFDVVKATPRVVVGVQPTVIHKKTTSPRLDVTLTAPGQVVTGYVVVRQDGAILGFEQLVDGHATITLAPYKTKGQETVSVQYLGSDLAEAVTTPVTFTVQN, encoded by the coding sequence AACACCACCGGCTCCCCGCTCCCGCTGGCCGGGATGAGCGTGCAGTACCGCTCCGCCACCGGTACGACGTCCGCGGCCACCGCGCTGAGCGGCACCGTCCCGGCGAACGGCAAGTTCCTGGTGGCCGAGGCCGCCGGCGCCACCCCGTCGGGGGCGCTGCCGACGCCCGACGCGACCGGCACGCTGGCGCTGTCCGGCACCAACGGCGTCGTCTTCCTGTCCTCGTCGGCGACCCCCGTGCCCGCCACGGACCCGAGCGTCGTCGACCTGGTCGGCTACGGCACGGCGAACGCGTTCGAGGGCTCGGCCCCCGCGCCGACGCTGTCCAACACCACGGCCGCGACCCGCACCGCGGCCGGCGCGGACACGAACGACAACAAGGCCGACTTCGGCTCCGCGGCCCCCAAGCCCGAGAACTCCTCGACCGGCCCGACCCAGCCCCCGGGCGACCCGGTCCCCGCGAGCATCGAGCAGATCCAGGGCCCGGGCGCGACCAGCCCGTTCGTCGACCAGTCGGTGATCACCAAGGGCGTCGTCACCGCGGCGTACCCGACCGGCGGCTTCAACGGCTACTACCTGCAGACCCCCGGCACCGGTGGCGCCCTGGACCTGTCCACCCACGACACGTCCGACGGCATCTTCGTGTTCGCCGGCAGCGGTGCGACGTACCCGCACGTCGGCGACTTCCTCCAGGTCACCGGCAAGGTCACCGAGTTCGCCGGGATGACCGAGCTGACCCCGGCCGCCGGCGGCGTGACCACGCTGATCGACCAGGTCGCCACCCCGGCCCCCGCCACGGTCGGCTTCCCGGCCACCGACGCGAGCCGCGAGTCGCTCGAGGGCATGCTCGTCGCCCCGCAGGGCGCCTACACCGTCACCGACAACTACTCGCTGAACCAGTACGCCGAGATCGGCCTCGCGCACGACACCCGGCCGCTGCCGCAGCCGACCGACGTGGCGAAGCCCGGCCCGGCCGCGCAGGCCGTCGAGGCCGACAACGCGACCAAGAAGGTCGTCCTCGACGACGGCTCGTCGCTGAACTACCTGACCAGCGGCAAGGACGTCCCGCTGCCGTACCTGACCGCGGACCACTCGATCCGGGTCGGGGCGCCGGCGACGTTCACCCGGCCGGTCGTGCTCGACTACCGCAACAACGCCTGGAAGCTGCAGCCCACCCAGCAGCTGACCGCCGCGAACGCCGCCACCGTGCAGCCCGCGACGTTCCCCGACACCCGCCCCGCGGCGCCGGCCCCGGTCGGCGGCGACCTCAAGGTCGCCAGCTTCAACGTGCTGAACTTCTTCCCCGAGACCGGTGACGACTTCGTCGCCGACGGCGGCACCTGCAGCTTCTACAACGACCGCGCCGGCAACAAGGTGACCGTCAACTCCTGCAACGGCAACGGCCCCCGCGGCGCGGCGAACGACGAGAACCTGCTGCGCCAGCGCGCCAAGATCGTCGCCGCCATCAACACCCTCGGCGCCGACGTGCTCTCCCTGGAGGAGATCGAGAACTCCGCGCAGTACGCCGGTCCCGACCGTCGCGACGACGCGCTGTCCTCGCTGGTCGACGCGCTGAACGCGGCCGCCGGCTCGGCGGTCTGGAAGTTCGTGCCCTCCCCCACACCGGCCGACCGCCCCGCGGTCACCGACGAGGACGTGATCCGCACGGCCTTCATCTACAAGCAGGCCAAGGCCGCCCCGGTCGGCACCTCCCACATCCTGCAGGACCCGGCGTTCGACAACGCGCGCGAGCCGCTGGCCCAGGCCTTCCGACCCGCGGGGGGCACCGCCGCCCAGGACTTCCTGGTGATCGTGAACCACTTCAAGTCCAAGGGCTCCGGCGTCGACGACGGCACCGGCCAGGGCAACGCCAACCCGGACCGGGTCGCGCAGGCCAAGGCCCTGGTGACCTTCGCCGACCAGCAGAAGGCGCTCGCCGGCACCGACCTGGTGTTCCTCACCGGTGACTTCAACTCCTACACCCAGGAGGACCCGCTGCAGGTGCTGTACGACGCGGGGTACACCGACATCGGTGCCGACCGGGCGCCGGACGAGTACACCTACCAGTTCAGCGGTGTCGTCGGGTCGCTCGACCACGTGCTCGCCAACGGCCCGGCGCTCGCGCAGGTGACCGGCGCCCACGTGTGGAACATCAACTCGGTCGAGTCGGTGGCCTACGAGTACAGCCGGTTCAACTACAACGCGACGAGCTTCTACGCGCCGGACCCGTACCGCTCCAGCGACCACGACCCGCTGCTGGTCGGCTTCGACGTCCCGGCGCCGCCGGCCGCGACCACCACGACGGCCACCGTTTCCCCCGAGCCGGTCGTGGTCCGCGACACGAAGCCGACCCTCACCGCCCGCGTCGCCGGTGACACCGGCACCGTCGACGCCGGGACGGTGACGTTCACCTCCGGCGGCACCGTGCTCGGCACCGCCCCGGTCAGCAACGGCGTCGCCACCCTGACGCTGCCGGCCTACCAGGCCGTCGGCACGCAGACGGTGACCGCGAGCTTCGGCGGCACCTCGGCCTTCGCGCCGTCCTCGGCCGACGTCGCGTTCGACGTGGTCAAGGCGACGCCCCGGGTCGTCGTCGGAGTCCAGCCGACGGTGATCCACAAGAAGACCACCAGCCCGCGGCTCGACGTGACGCTGACCGCGCCCGGCCAGGTCGTCACCGGCTACGTCGTGGTCCGCCAGGACGGCGCGATCCTCGGCTTCGAGCAGCTCGTGGACGGGCACGCGACGATCACGCTGGCGCCGTACAAGACGAAGGGGCAGGAGACGGTCTCCGTGCAGTACCTTGGCAGCGACCTCGCCGAGGCGGTGACCACGCCGGTCACCTTCACCGTGCAGAACTGA
- a CDS encoding RDD family protein, whose amino-acid sequence MSEPTQNPPPEGTPPPGQTPPGAWSTGPGQPAPPPPPPPGAPYGAQPGYGYGPATGGVGQPADVGIRFLARLIDGILVGIVNAIISAVLIVGLLGASSATGYGLSTGNGFAIGALSAIITTALYLGYFVVMESQRGQTVGKMLLKLETQGPEGGHPTVEQAFKRNVWTGLGILGIIPLLGLVGSLLELAAAITIAVTISTSPTKQGWHDRFAGGTRVLKIG is encoded by the coding sequence ATGAGTGAGCCGACGCAGAACCCGCCTCCGGAGGGCACCCCGCCCCCCGGCCAGACACCGCCCGGGGCCTGGTCCACCGGGCCCGGGCAGCCGGCACCGCCGCCGCCGCCCCCGCCGGGCGCCCCCTACGGCGCGCAGCCCGGCTACGGCTACGGCCCGGCCACCGGTGGGGTCGGCCAGCCGGCCGACGTGGGGATCCGCTTCCTGGCCCGGCTCATCGACGGCATCCTGGTCGGCATCGTCAACGCGATCATCAGCGCCGTGCTGATCGTCGGCCTGCTCGGGGCGAGCTCGGCCACCGGCTACGGCCTCAGCACCGGCAACGGCTTCGCGATCGGCGCGCTCTCCGCGATCATCACCACGGCGCTCTACCTCGGCTACTTCGTGGTGATGGAGTCCCAGCGCGGGCAGACCGTCGGCAAGATGCTGCTCAAGCTGGAGACCCAGGGGCCCGAGGGCGGCCACCCGACGGTGGAGCAGGCCTTCAAGCGCAACGTGTGGACCGGCCTGGGGATCCTCGGGATCATCCCGCTGCTCGGTCTCGTCGGCAGCCTGCTGGAGCTCGCCGCCGCGATCACGATCGCGGTGACGATCAGCACCTCTCCCACCAAGCAGGGCTGGCACGACCGGTTCGCCGGCGGCACGAGGGTGCTCAAGATCGGCTGA
- a CDS encoding penicillin-binding transpeptidase domain-containing protein: MTRGAIGAWKRLGNLTAALLVTLPLAGCTGGPQGPSVQDAAGELAAALSAGRLTTVAFSGGTPQQAQGLWTRAVDGLGDSKPRVQVGKVTEGADGKPSTATLSYVWRLAGNAQPWTYDTTAELTRGGDDAWQVRLDPSLVYPDLKQGESLRLTPVDPDRADITGAGGSRLVTERPVLRFGIDKGTVPAASAGASARRLARLVGVDPAAYAERVRAAGPKAFVEAIVLRPADAGSKRGAAGQIPGAAVVGDTLPLAPTREFARPILGSVGPVTAEIVKESDGAYRAGDEAGLSGLEARYDERLRGTPGADVEVVDAKGQGREVFSVDPQPGDPLATTLDPRLQRLAERVLGGVSPASALVAIRPSSGDVLAAASGPGGGGLSTATVGQYAPGSTFKVVTSLALLRSGLEPSSTMFCPETVVVDGKRFKNYDDYPADGTGRIPLSLAVANSCNTAFIGERETVDQPELARAAASLGLGVDHDLGFPAYFGKVPATLEEAGSETGHAASLIGQGRVTASPLAMATVAASVAKGSVVVPRLLPDQAADQAADGATPQTPLTAAEARQLRTLMRGVVTQGSGRFLLSVPGAPVLAKTGTAEFGSEEPLQTHAWMIAVHGDLAVAVFVDVGDSGSGTAGPLLDRFLRQAG; encoded by the coding sequence GTGACCCGTGGTGCGATCGGGGCGTGGAAGCGCCTGGGGAACCTCACCGCCGCCCTGCTCGTCACGCTGCCGCTCGCGGGCTGCACCGGAGGCCCCCAGGGCCCGAGCGTCCAGGACGCCGCCGGCGAGCTCGCCGCCGCGCTGTCCGCGGGCCGGCTGACCACGGTGGCGTTCAGCGGCGGCACCCCGCAGCAGGCTCAGGGGCTGTGGACCCGGGCGGTCGACGGCCTCGGGGACTCCAAGCCGCGCGTCCAGGTCGGCAAGGTGACCGAGGGTGCCGACGGCAAGCCGTCGACCGCGACGCTGTCCTACGTGTGGCGGCTGGCCGGGAACGCCCAGCCGTGGACCTACGACACCACCGCCGAGCTGACCCGCGGCGGCGACGACGCCTGGCAGGTCCGGCTCGACCCCTCCCTGGTCTACCCCGACCTGAAGCAGGGCGAGTCGCTCCGGCTCACCCCGGTGGATCCCGACCGTGCCGACATCACCGGCGCCGGCGGGAGCCGCCTGGTCACCGAGCGGCCGGTGCTCCGGTTCGGTATCGACAAGGGCACCGTCCCCGCGGCGTCGGCCGGCGCCTCGGCCCGTCGGCTGGCCCGGCTGGTGGGCGTCGACCCCGCGGCGTACGCCGAGCGGGTCCGGGCTGCCGGGCCGAAGGCCTTCGTCGAGGCGATCGTGCTCCGCCCCGCCGACGCGGGCAGCAAGCGCGGTGCCGCCGGGCAGATCCCGGGGGCCGCGGTGGTCGGTGACACCCTGCCGCTGGCACCCACCCGCGAGTTCGCCCGGCCGATCCTGGGCTCGGTCGGCCCGGTGACCGCGGAGATCGTCAAGGAGTCCGACGGCGCCTACCGCGCCGGCGACGAGGCCGGTCTGAGCGGGCTGGAGGCGCGGTACGACGAGCGGCTGCGCGGCACGCCCGGCGCCGACGTCGAGGTCGTGGACGCGAAGGGCCAGGGCCGCGAGGTGTTCAGCGTCGACCCGCAGCCCGGCGACCCGCTCGCCACCACGCTCGACCCGCGGCTGCAGCGCCTGGCCGAGCGGGTGCTCGGCGGCGTCTCCCCGGCCTCCGCCCTGGTCGCGATCCGGCCCTCGAGCGGCGACGTGCTGGCCGCCGCCAGCGGCCCCGGCGGTGGCGGCCTGTCCACCGCGACCGTCGGCCAGTACGCCCCCGGCTCCACCTTCAAGGTGGTCACCAGCCTCGCGCTGCTGCGCTCCGGGCTCGAGCCGTCGAGCACGATGTTCTGCCCCGAGACGGTCGTCGTGGACGGCAAGCGGTTCAAGAACTACGACGACTACCCGGCCGACGGGACCGGCCGCATCCCGCTCAGCCTCGCGGTCGCGAACTCCTGCAACACCGCCTTCATCGGCGAGCGGGAGACCGTCGACCAGCCCGAGCTCGCCCGGGCCGCCGCCTCGCTCGGCCTCGGCGTGGACCACGACCTCGGGTTCCCGGCCTACTTCGGGAAGGTCCCCGCCACCCTCGAGGAGGCCGGCTCGGAGACCGGGCACGCCGCCTCGCTGATCGGGCAGGGCCGGGTCACCGCGTCCCCGCTGGCGATGGCGACGGTGGCCGCGTCGGTGGCGAAGGGGTCGGTCGTGGTGCCCCGGCTGCTCCCGGACCAGGCCGCCGACCAGGCCGCGGACGGGGCCACCCCGCAGACCCCGCTGACCGCGGCCGAGGCCCGGCAGCTCCGCACGCTGATGCGCGGCGTGGTCACCCAGGGCAGCGGCCGGTTCCTGCTGAGCGTGCCCGGCGCCCCGGTGCTGGCCAAGACCGGCACGGCCGAGTTCGGCTCCGAGGAGCCGCTGCAGACCCACGCCTGGATGATCGCGGTGCACGGCGACCTGGCCGTCGCGGTGTTCGTCGACGTCGGCGACTCGGGGTCCGGGACGGCCGGCCCGCTGCTCGACCGGTTCCTGCGCCAGGCCGGCTGA
- a CDS encoding PP2C family protein-serine/threonine phosphatase, translated as MLRFHRAGRSHSGLVRAVNEDSGFAGPSLVLVADGVGGAAAGEVASATAAYVTSALALGRPDADPVAVLTEAVRLTHEQLEVGTAQDPSRTGMGTTLTALLTDGARVALCQVGDSRAYLLRDGTLTQLTRDQTFVQLLVEQGVITREQARRHPRKNVVLQALEAGHPAEPDVGLVDVRLGDRLLVCSDGLTDLVEDDQVRVCLEQPDAEEAAQALVDAALAAGGVDNVTCVVADVEDGPRLVPDGARLGAFSSPDLVVDPAAVHALG; from the coding sequence ATGCTGAGGTTCCACCGCGCCGGGCGCAGCCACAGCGGGCTGGTCCGAGCCGTCAACGAGGACTCCGGGTTCGCCGGCCCCTCCCTCGTGCTGGTCGCCGACGGGGTCGGGGGCGCGGCCGCCGGCGAGGTCGCGTCGGCCACCGCGGCCTACGTCACCAGCGCGCTGGCCCTCGGCCGGCCCGACGCGGACCCGGTCGCCGTGCTCACCGAGGCGGTCCGGCTGACCCACGAGCAGCTCGAGGTGGGTACGGCGCAGGACCCGTCCCGCACCGGGATGGGCACCACACTCACCGCGCTGCTGACCGACGGCGCGCGGGTGGCGCTCTGCCAGGTCGGCGACTCGCGCGCCTACCTGCTGCGCGACGGGACGCTGACCCAGCTCACCCGGGACCAGACCTTCGTGCAGCTGCTCGTCGAGCAGGGCGTGATCACCCGCGAGCAGGCCCGCCGGCACCCCCGCAAGAACGTCGTCCTGCAGGCGCTGGAGGCCGGGCACCCCGCGGAGCCGGACGTCGGCCTGGTCGACGTACGCCTCGGGGACCGGCTGCTGGTCTGCTCCGACGGGCTCACCGACCTCGTCGAGGACGACCAGGTCCGGGTGTGCCTGGAGCAGCCGGACGCCGAGGAGGCCGCCCAGGCGCTGGTCGACGCGGCGCTCGCGGCCGGCGGGGTCGACAACGTCACCTGTGTGGTGGCCGACGTCGAGGACGGTCCCCGGCTGGTCCCGGACGGGGCCCGGCTCGGGGCGTTCAGCTCCCCGGACCTGGTCGTCGACCCGGCCGCCGTCCACGCCCTCGGCTGA